TTGCGACGCTTCGAGCCGTCGATGCCCTTTCACACCCTGCGCATTACGCCGCGCGCCGCCGCCCCGAGCGCGCAACTCGACGATCTCGTGCGAGTGATGGAAACGACGCTGGACGATGTGATGGCGGCGGTGCAAGCGCGGATGAAGCGGTAATGCTTCGCTGCGCCCGGCAAAATCCGTCCCCAAATAACAAAAGCCCGCCGAATCTCCGGCGGGCTTTGTGCATTCCTGACGACGAATGTCTTACGACACGATCGTTTGCGCTTCGCCTTCCTTGCGCTCGCGGATCGCGCCCAGACGGTAGACCGTCTCGCCCGAGGCTTCGAGGTGCTTGACCGCAGCATCCGCGTCGGCAGCCGACACGATCACCGCCATGCCGATACCGCAGTTGAACACGCGGTGCATTTCGGCGTCGGCTACCTTGCCGTGCTCCTGCAGCCACTGGAACAGCGGCGGAAGCGTCCAGGCGTCCTGCTTGATGTCGGCCGTCAGATGATCCTGCAGCACGCGCGGGATGTTCTCGACAATGCCGCCACCCGTAATGTGGGCCATGCCCTTGACCGTCAGCGTTTCCATCAGTGCGAGCAGCGGCTTGACGTAGATTCGCGTCGGGGCCATCAGCACGTCGCGCAGCGGCTGGCCGTGGAAGTCGGCGTCCAGATCCGGCTTGGCGACTTCGATGATCTTGCGAACCAGCGAGTAACCGTTCGAATGCGCACCCGACGAGGCCAGACCCAGCACCACGTCGCCCGGGACGATCGACTTGCCGTCGATGATCTTGCTCTTCTCGACGGCACCGACCGCGAAACCGGCCAGATCGTACTCGCCGTCCGGGTACATGCTCGGCATTTCCGCCGTCTCGCCGCCGATCAGCGCGCAACCGGACAGCTCGCAACCCTGAGCGATGCCCTTGACGACCGTTGCGGCCGTGGCCACGTCCAGCTTGCCGCAGGCGAAGTAGTCGAGGAAGAACAGCGGCTCGGCGCCCTGCACCAGAATGTCGTTCACGCTCATGGCGACCAGATCCTGGCCGACCGTGTCGTGCTTGTTCAGCGTGAAGGCCAGCTTGAGCTTGGTGCCCACGCCGTCGGTCCCCGAAACGAGCACCGGCTCCTTGTAGCGCTTGGGCACTTCGAACAGTGCGCCAAAGCCGCCAATGCCGCCCAGCACGCCGTCGCGCAGGGTTTTCTTGGCAAACGGCTTGATCGCTTCGACCAATGCGTCGCCCGCTTCGATGTCGACGCCAGCGTCGCGATAGGAAAGGCCGGAAGTTTCGTTAGGGTGTGACATGACGGGAATGCATCAAGGTTCGGTAAAATGCGATTTTACCCGATGCGCGTGTCCTTTCGGCACGCAAAGCGGATATCGGACGCCAGGAATACCCGGCGTGCCCTGTAAACCGTACTCTGCCGGCCTTTAGCCGGCTTTCTTCGTTCGTGATTCAGCAACTGTATCTCGACCTCGGCACCCCGCCGCCCGCGACGTTCGACAATTTTATTGTCGGGCCCAACCGCGAGGCGGCGCAGACGCTTGCCGACCTTCCCGCCGAACTCTCGTCGGGCACGGCACGCGACCGCGGCATCTACCTCTGGGGAGCTGTCGGGTCCGGCCGCACCCATCTGATGGAGGCCCTGTGCCACGCCATGGGGCCGAGCGCGCGTTATTTGCGTCCCAACAGCCCGCTGGCCGCCTTCACGTTCGACGACGCCAGCACGGTCTACTGCGTGGACGACAGCGACAACCTCTCGCCCACCCAACAAATCGCCGCCTTCAATCTGTTCAACGAGACCCGCGCCCGTCCGCACTGCGCGTTCGTGGCCGCCGGCTCACAGCCGCCGGTCGACATGCCCTTGCGCGAAGATCTGCGTACCCGCCTCGGCTGGGGTCTCGTATTTCACATTGTGGGATTGGACGATGACGGCAAGAAGCAGGCGTTGCAAAACGCCGCACGCGAGCGTGGATTGCAACTGGCGGCGGACGTGCCGGCCTACCTGCTCACGCACTTCGAGCGCGATATGTCGAGCCTGATGGCCTTGCTCGACCGGCTCGACCGGTTTTCGATGGAGCAAAAGCGGGCGGTGACGCTGCCGTTGCTGCGCCAGATGCTCACCCACACCGACCCGGCCCCGCCGGACGGCAAACCCTGAGTGGTGGCCGATCGGACACATCATCACATGAGGTACCTCTCGGTAACGTTCGATACCCGTTCCGCGCAGGTGCCAGCCCTCTCAATCACCGAACGACATTAGACGGCCTTTCGCTTCAGGTAAAATTCGCGCAATGACCAATTTAGCTCTCTTCGATCTCGATCACACCCTGCTGCCGACCGACAGCGACAAGGAATGGGGCCGTTTCCTCGTGCGCCAGGGCGCGGTCGAGCGCGACTCGTACGCGCAGGCCAACGAGGCCTTCTATCAGGACTACCGTGCAGGCCGGCTCGATATGCCGGCCTATCTGCGTTTCTGCCTCGCCCCGCTCGCGCGCTATCCGCGTGACCAGCTCGACGCCTGGCATGCGCAGTACATGGAAGAGTCGATCCTGCCGCACGTGCGTCCGGAAGCGCTCGAACTGCTCGACATGCACCGCAAGGCGGGCGATCTGTGCGCCATCGTGACGGCGACGAACACGTTCGTCACCCGCCCCATCGCCAAGGCCTTCGGCGTCGACCATCTGATCGGTACCGAACCGGCAACCGTCGGCAACGATCCGAATGCGCGTTACACCGGCGAGTACGTGGGCACGCCGAGCTTCCGCGAAGGCAAGATCACCCGCACCGAAGCGTGGCTCGCCAGCCTCGGCAAGACCTGGGGCGACTTCAACCACGCCTTTTTCTACAGCGATTCCGCCAACGACGTCCCCCTGATGGAGAAGGTGAACCATCCGGTGGCAACGAACCCCGATGAGGCGCTGCGCGAAATCGCACTGGCGCGTCGCTGGCCCATTCTCGAGTTGTTCCAGTGATCCGCAAATTCATCAAAAAGCTGCTCGGCAAAGACGGCCAGACCGAAGGCAGCGCAGGTAGTCTGCCGCCCGGCACGCCGGTCGTCATCCCCGTATCCGTGCACGGCATCGATCCGACGCTACAGTCGAAGAACGCCGTGCGCGTGACCGACACGTTGCAGCAAGCCGGGTTCAAGGCCTTCGTCGTCGGCGGCGCGGTGCGCGATCTGCTGCTCGGCATCGCCCCCAAGGACTTCGACGTCGCCACGAGCGCCACGCCCGAACAGGTCCAGCGCCTGTTCCGCCGCGCCCGCATCATCGGCCGCCGCTTCCAGATCGTTCACGTGCAATTCGGACAGGAGATCATCGAGACCTCTACGTTCCGGGCGTTGGTCGAGGCGGTCGATAGCGAGCAAATCGGTGCGCGTCGTCCGAAAAAGGGTGAACTCGATCGCAAGACGCACGTCACCGACGAATCGGGCCGCGTGCTGCGCGACAACGTGTGGGGCGAGCAGGACGAAGACGCCGCCCGGCGCGATTTCACCGTCAACGCCATGTATTACGATCCGGCGACGCAGACGGTGCACGACTATCACCGCGGCTTCGAAGACATTCAGAAGCGCGTGCTGCGCATGATCGGCGATCCGGCCACGCGCTATCGCGAAGACCCGGTGCGCATGCTGCGCGTGGTGCGCTTCGCGGCCAAGCTCGGCTTCAAGATCGACGCAGCGACGGCCGAGCCGATTCCGCAACTCGCGCCGCTGATCGACAACGTGCCTGCGGCGCGTCTGTTCGACGAAATGCTCAAGCTGCTGCTCTCGGGTCACGCATGGGCTTGCGTGCAGCAACTGCGCTCGCAGGGCCTGCATCACGGTCTGCTGCCGTTGCTCGACGTGGTGCTCGAGCAGCCGCTCGGCGAGAAATTCGTCACGCTCGCGCTCGCCAATACCGACGCACGCATTCGTGCAGGCAAGCCGGTGTCGCCAGGCTTCCTGTTCGCGGCGCTGTTGTGGCATCTGGTGCTCGAGAAGTGGCAGGCGTATCAGAGTGCTGGCGAATATCCGATTCCGGCGCTGCATCTCGCCATGGACGACGTGCTCGACGCACAAACCGGCAAGCTGGCCATCCAGCGCCGTTTCGTCGCCGACATGAAGGAGATCTGGGGCTTGCAGGTGCGTCTGGACAAACGCGTGGGCCGCACGCCGCTGCGTCTGCTCGAACATCCGCGCCTGCGTGCCGGTTACGACTTCCTGTTACTGCGTTGCGAGTCGGGTGAAGTCCCGGCCGAAGCCGGACAATGGTGGACGGACTTCCTGGAAGGCGACTCGGTCAAGCGCGACGAACTGCTGTCGCAAGGTAGCGGATCGTCGGGGTCGACGCCTGCTGCGAAGCGTCGCCGTCGTCGTCGCAAGCCCTCGGGCGGACGGGGCGGTGAAGGTGGCGAAGGCGGTGGCAGTGGCAGCAGTAGCGAGGGCGGCGGTGGTGAGAACGCTACCAGCGAGAATCATGGCAAGCGGGTATCATCGCGACAGCATGGTTCCGAAGGTGCTTAATGACTGTTGCCTATATCGGGCTCGGCGCAAATCTCGGCGACGCCCGCCAAGCGATTAAGGACGCCATCGTCTGCCTGGCGCAGCAGATCGGCGTCACGATCATCGGCAAATCCGACCTGTATCGCACCGCCCCCATCGAGTCGAGCGGTGACGACTATCTCAACTGCGCTGTCGCCGTCGAGACGAGTCTGAGTGCCCGCCAGCTACTCACCCTGTGCCTGAAGATCGAGTTGCATTTCGGACGTGAGCGGCCTTACAAGAACGCGCCGCGCACGCTCGATCTCGATCTGCTGGTGTACGGCGACGAACGCATTGCCGAACCCGATCTGATCGTGCCGCATCCGCGTCTCGCGTTGCGTGCCTTTGTGCTGCATCCGCTCGCGGATATCGCCCCCGAACTCGACATTCCCGGCGTGGGACGCGTCAGCGCCCTCTTGCCCCACGTTGCCGATCAACGCATCGAACGTGTTGCTCAGGGCTGCTGCCCGACCAAACGGGTGTGCACCTCATGAGATCGCCGGTGCTCGGGCGATTTCGCTATCTCGCCGTCGAGGGTCCCATCGGCGTTGGCAAGACGTCGCTCGCGCAGCGGCTCGCCGATGCCGCGGGTGCCGACCTGATGCTCGAACAACCGGCGCTCAATCCCTTTCTCGAACGTTTCTATCGCGACAGCGCGCGTTATGCGTTGCCCGCGCAATTGTCGTTCTGCTTGCAGCGTGTGGATGAGGCGACGGAGATTGCGCGTCGCGAGATCGACGGCAAGCCGATCTTTACCGACTTCCTGCCCGAGAAGGACGGCCTGTTCGCGCGCCTCACACTGTCTGCCGACGAGTTGGAGTTGTATCGCAAGCTCGTGGCGCACATCGAGCGTCCGCACCGTGCGCCGGACCTGGTGATTCGACTGCAAGCGAGTCCCGAAACGCTGTTCTCTCGCATCCAGAAGCGTGCGATTCCGATGGAACAGCAGATTCCGGACACCTATCTGCGCGCGCTGTGCGACATCTACGGCGAATTCTTCTATCATTACGCCGCTGCGCCGGTGTTGACAGTCGACACAGAACAATTCGACCCGGCGCACGACGACAGCGACTTCGCCCTGCTGGTCGAACGCATCGATCAGATGCGCGGGCGCAAGGAAGTCTTCGTCAAGGGCGCTCGCCTCTGACCGCTGACCTCTCACGCTCCGCCTGCCGCTGCGCCCCTGGCGCATCCGTCGCATCTGTGCTGCCCGCGAACCCTCCTGAACCGAGGCTGACATGAGTTATCTGCAAGAATCCAACCGCAAGGCCGTGACCGTCCCCGGACTTGCCCAGATGCGCGCACGTGGCGAGAAGATCGCCATGCTCACCGCTTATGACGCAAGCTTCGCCGCGCTGCTGGACCGCGTGGGCGTCGACGCCATTTTGATCGGCGACTCGCTGGGCAACGTGATTCAGGGTCAGCGCACCACGCTGCCCGTCACGCTGCGCGACATCTGCTATCACACGGAATGTGTGGCGCGCAGCGTCGAGAAGGCGCTCGTGCTGGCCGATCTGCCCTTCGGCACGTTCGGTACGAAGGAGCAGGCGTATCAAAGCGCCGTAGCCGTCATGCAGGCGGGTGCGCAGATGGTCAAGATCGAAGGCGGCGCGTGGCTTGCGGAGACGGTGCGCTTTCTGGTCGAGCGCAGCATTCCGGTGTGCGCCCATCTGGGCCTGACGCCGCAATCGGTGCACGCGTTCGGTGGCTTCAAGGTGCAGGGTCGTGAAGACGCGGCGCAGGTGCAATTGCTTGAAGACGCACGCGCGTTGCAAGCGGCCGGTGCTCAACTCGTGGTGCTCGAAGCAATTCCCGCAGCGCTTGCCACGCGCGTGACGCCGGAACTGCCGACGATGCCGACCATCGGCATTGGCGCCGGTGTCGATTGCGACGGTCAGGTACTCGTGCTTCAGGACATGCTCGGCGTGTTCCCCGGCAAGTCGCCGAAGTTTTCGAAGAACTTCATGGACGGCCAGCCGAGCATCGCAGCGGCGATCGAAGCTTTCGTACAAGCCGTGAAGCACAGCACGTTCCCGACGTTGGAACATAGCTTCTGAGATCGGATGCAGGCAACGTCCTTCAGGACGAGAAAAAAGCGGCTCAGCGATGAGCCGTTTTTTTATGCCGCGACGGGCAACGTCAGAACGACGGCAAACCCCTCACCTTCGACATGCTCGAAGCTCATATGCCCGCCGTGGGCATGCACGACCTCCGCGACCATCGCCAGCCCCAGGCTTGCGCCTTCGCGTCCGTCCGCGCGCGATGAGAAGGGGGAACGCACGCGTTGCCACTCCTGCTCGGGGATGCCCGGTCCGTCGTCGAAAAATCGCAAGCGCCACTGATCGCCGACACGCATCACGTCCACGTGCAGACGATGCGGCGCGCCATAGGCGAGCGCGTTGACCAGCACGTTCTTGATCGCCTCACGCAAACTCAATTCGTCTCCGACGATCATGCACGGCTCGTCGGGCGCGTGGAGCGCGACGTCGATATCGCGCGTGGCGTACGACAGCGTCTCGCGCATCGCCGTTGGCAACAGCTCGTTCAGATCGACGGGGGTTGGCGCGACGCTCTCCGCCCGATGCTGCACCATCGCGTGATTGATCAACTGATGAATGAGTCCGCCCAGTCCGCGCGCCTGCTTCTGAATGCGAGCGATGTGCGTCTGACGCGCCGCCTCGTCCTGCGTCTGCGTCAGCATTTCCGCCTGCGCCGTGAGCGCAGTCACCGGCGTTCGCAGTTGGTGCGCAGCGTCGCCGATCACGCGACGCATCAACGCGCGCGACGTCGCCAGCCGCTGCATGAAGTCGTTGATCGCGCCGACAAGCGCCAGCGTTTCCGCAGGCACTGTCACCGCAAGCGGCGCCAGGTCGTTCGGATCGCGCGCGCGTATCGCCCCTTCGATTTGCTTGAGCGGCGCGAGCGCCTGACGCAACGTCCACAACGCGGCGAGCATCGTCAGCACACCGGTCGCAATCGTGATGAGCAACGTGTTGTCGGCCAGCCCGCGCGTGAAGCGTTCGCGCGCATTCTGCGTGTGTGCCAGCGCGACCACCGCCCACGGATGCGGTGACGTCACGGGCATGCGCCGTCCCACGATGGCAATGCGGATCGGCATCTCCTGATATGTGCCGTCGACCACGATGGGGCCGTCGGCGAGCTTGTCCCACGGAATCGGGGGACGAAATTCGGAATCGCCCGCCACGGAGCGGCCGTTCGGATCGAGCACGGTGTAGAAGATCTGATCGCCGGGGGCGAGCGCAGAAAAGGCCGCAAGCGGAACATCGACGTTCACTTCGCCGTTCTGGTACCAGGTGTTCTCCGCCACCTGCAAGGCACTGCCGAGCAACCAGCGGTCGTAGGCCCGGTCGACGGCGGAGCGCGTCGAGAACCAGATGCCCAGCAGCACCGCAACGACGGCGAACGCCAGCACCGCGCCCATGCGGATGACCAGACGCAGGTAAAGCGAGCGGCCGGGGACGATCATGACAGCACGAGTTGGTAGCCCAGCCCGCGCAGCGTGCGAATCTGGAATTGCGCGCTGGCCAGTTTCTTGCGCAGACGGGCGACGTATTGCTCGATAGCGTTCGCGTTCGGTGCGGGCTCGTCGCCGTACAGACGATCCATCAATTCGTCTTTGCCGAAGATGCGCCCCGGGCGTGCGGCGAGAATTTCGAGCAGCGTGACTTCACGGCGCGTTAGTTCGATAGGCTGGCCGTCCACTTCGACGCCGCGACTCTTGCGATCGAGCGTGAGATTGGCGCAGGTCAGACGATTGGTCGCGTCCTGCCCCGTGCGGCGCATCAACGCGCGCACACGCGCTTCCAGCTCGCGGAAATCGAAGGGCTTGGTGAGGTAATCGTCCGCGCCGAGATCGAGCGCACGCACGCGCTCTTCGATCTCGGCACACGCGGTGAGCATCAGCACGCGCGTGGACAGGCCGCGCTCGCGCACGCGCCTGAGCAACTCGAATCCGTCGACGTGCGGCAGCATGACGTCAAGGATCAGCAGGTCGTAATCGTCGCCGATGCGGCTGGCGGCAACCGCCCCGTCCGTCTCGCAATCGAGCGCGTGGCCAAGCCGACGCAATTGCGTGGCGATCGCTTCGGCGACATCGGCGGTGTCCTCCACCAGCATGATGCGCATGGTCTTCTCGTCTCCTGATCGTCCTGAAGCTTTCTTCTTCTGAGCGCGATTGTCTCGGAAATCCCGGTGGTCCACCTCAGTGTTTCCCCTGAATTCGGGCCGTGACGCGGCGCAATGTCAGGTTCGCTACAGCTTCGCTACTTAGTATCGAGCCGACTACAAAAAAGCACTATCGCATTCTTCAGGAGACACGCAATGCACAACGCCCCCCATGCGGGCGCTGCGGGGACGACTTCGCCCGCAGTGCCGCCATTGCTCGAAATCGACGCCGTCACGCTGCAATACAAGACCGACGATTATCTCGTCACCGCCGCCCAGCAGGTGAGCTTCAACGTCTACCCGGGCGACCGCTTTGTGCTGCTCGGCCCGTCCGGTTGCGGTAAATCGACGTTGCTCAAGGCCATCGGCGGTTATCTGCCACCGGTGAATGGCGAAATCCGCCTCAAAGGCCGCACGATCACCGAACCCGGCCCGGACCGCATGACGGTGTTCCAGGAGTTCGACCAACTCCTGCCGTGGAAAACCGTGCGACAGAACGTGGAGTTCGCGCTCACGGCCAGCGGCCGTCTCAAAGGACGTGAAGCCGCCGAGCGCGCCGCCCACTACATCGAGAAAGTCGGTCTGGCAAAGTTTATCGACAGCTATCCGCACACGCTCTCCGGCGGCATGAAGCAGCGCGTGTCCATTGCACGCGGCATGGCCATGGAGCCGGACGTCCTGCTCATGGACGAACCGTTCGCCGCGCTCGACGCCCTCACCCGTCGCAAGATGCAGGACGAATTGCTGCGTCTGTGGGACGACACGCGCTTCACGGTGCTGTTCGTCACGCACGGCATCGACGAAGCCATCCGCATCGGCACGCGCATTCTGCTGCTCTCGCCGCATCCGGGTCAGGTCAAGGCGGAGCTCAACAGCATTGCCCCCGAACACCTCGGCACGGCGCATCAGAGCGCGCTTGAGAGCCGCATCGATCAACTGCTGTTCGCGACCCACTGAGGATGACGGCCATGAATGCTATTCCTTCGCAATCCGCCACGTCGGCGTCTTCCGCGCCCATCGAACCCGTCTATCGCCCGGAGTTCGTGCTCGAACCGGTGCAGGCCGAACTGTCGTCGATCCAGCGCCCGCTCTCCACCTTCGAGACCCTTTATCGCCTGAGCTGGCTGCGCAAGACCGTGATCCTGTGCGTGCTCGCCATCATCTGGGAAATCTACGGACGCTGGCTCGACAACGCCCTGCTGTTCCCGAGCTTCACCGACACGGTCGCCGCGTTTGCGAGCGGTCTGACGAGCGGCGTGTTGCTGCTGCGCGCGGCGGTCTCGCTCAAGACGCTGCTCATCGGCTACGGCATCGGGATCGCGCTCGCTGCGGTGCTCACCACCGTCGCCATCAGTTCGAAGATCGGCAACGATCTGCTGGAAACGCTCACCGCGATGTTCAACCCGCTGCCCGCCATCGCCTTGCTGCCGCTGGCGCTGATCTGGTTCGGACTGGGCAACGGCAGCGTGATCTTCGTGCTCGTGCACTCGGTGCTGTGGGCCGTGGCGCTCAACACGCACAGCGGGTTCCGGGGCGTGTCGAAAACGCTGCGCATGGTGGGCCAGAACTACGGGCTGAAGCGCTTCGCGCTGGTGCAGCACGTACTGATCCCGGCGGCGTTCCCGAGCATTCTCACAGGCCTGAAGGTGGGTTGGGCGTTCGCATGGCGCACGCTGATCGCTGCCGAACTCGTGTTCGGCGTGTCGTCGGGCTCGGGCGGCCTCGGCTGGTACATCTTCGAAAACCGCAACTCGCTGGAGACGGCGAACGTCTTCGCCGGGCTGTTCTTCGTGATCCTGATCGGGCTGGCCGTCGAGAACCTGCTGTTCGCCCGCATCGAGAAACGTACGTTGCACCGCTGGGGTATGCAGCACTGACACTCGGAGCGGGCCGGATTTTCGGCCTGCTCCGATTGACGCCCTTTTTCATGGGCATGAATAATTCGAACAACACGGAGACAACATCATGAACCGACGCAATCTTGCCCGCTGGGCGAGCGCACTCACGCTCGCTGCGACGACCGCCCTGTCCACGCTCGGCAACGTGGCCCACGCCGAAGCGAGCACCGTGCGCCTGTCGCATGGCTACGGCATTCTGTATCTGCCGCTGATGGTCATGCGCGATCAGCACCTCGTGGAGAAACACGCGAAGGCGCTGGGGCTGGGCGACGTGAAGACGACCTGGACCATTCTCGACGGCGGCAACGTCATCAACGACGCGATGCTTGCGGGCAACCTTGATGTCGCAGGCACGGGCGCACCGGGTTTCGTCACGCTCTGGTCGAAAGCGCACGGCATTCCGCGCTCGGAGGTGATCGGCCTGTCGGCGCTGTCGACCGGTCCGCTCTGGCTCAATACGAACAATCCGAACGTCAAGTCGCTCAAGGACTTCACGTCGAAGGACAAGATCGCGATTCCGGGCATTAAGACGTCGCTCTCTGCCGTGCTGCTGCAAATGGCCGTGGCCAAGACGTTCGGCATCGAGAACTACGCGAAGCTCGACCCGCAGACGGTCAGCCTGAGCCATCCCGAAGCCGTGAGCGCGCTGCTCTCGGGCAAGACGGAAATCACGGCGCACTTCACTTCGCCGCCGTTCTCGTATCAGGAACTGAAGGATCCACGCATCAAGCGCGTGCTGAATTCGACGGACGTGCTGGGCAACATCACGATCGACGTGGTGTTCGCGCCGAAGTAGTTCACCGTCCAGAATCCGAAGCTGGTACAGGCCATTCTGGCGGCGCAGGAAGAGGCGGCGGCGTACATCGCCAAGGATCACGTGGGCGCGGCGCAGACGTTCCTTCGTGTATCCAGGATCAACCTGCCGCAAGCGGAGATCGAGCAGATGCTGGCCGACCCCGGTCTGCAATTCACGACGACGCCGAACGGACTGATGCAGTACGTCGAGTTCATGAGCCGCGCGGGCACGATCAAGACACGTCCGGCGAAGTGGAGCGATCTGTTCGTGCCGCAGATGGCAACGCGTCAGGGAAGCTGAGGGGGTTAGGGTTAGGGATAGCGGCGCGTCGATGGGGTTGGCGCAAGAATCGTCGCCGGTAGTGCACCGCGCAGCGCATTGCATACGACGATGGCCTGCGCACCGAGTAAGTCGTCGCGCGTAACGACCGCCTCGACGGCGGCCCACGACGGGTCGTCCAGCAGCACGCTGCGCATCACGCCGGGCAGCACGCCAGAGGACAACGGCGGCGTCATCCAGATGCCGTTACGTTTGACGAACACCGTGCTGCGCCCGCCTTCGGTCAATTCGCCGCGGTCGTTGAAGAACAGCACGTCGAACGCTCCTTGCGCTTCGGCTGCTTTCCAGGCGGCGTCGTAACGCGCGCGCACCGTGGTCTTGTGACGTAGAAACAGATCGTCTGCGCGGGTGGTTTGAGAGGCATCGGCCAACAGTACTTTCACCGCGTCGCCGTGCAACGGTGCAAGCACACCGTGCGTGATCGCCGCCGTGCCGTTATGAGACAACGCGAGGCGTACCCGATGGATGTCCTCTTCGCTCAGCGCTGCGACCACCGCGTCGAGCTGTTCGCGCAATGCCGCTTCGTCAAACGTGAAGCCGAAGTACTGCGCAGACTTGCGCAAACGCGACAGATGCCGTGCAAGATGGGCGACACCGCAGGCGCGCGTCGCCTGCATCGTCTCGAAGAGTTCGAAGCCCGGATCGAGCGCGCTCAGGAAGCGCGCCTTCAGTCGGCACTCGTCGCGCTCTTCGTCCGCCTTGCTATCCAGCACGATTCCCGCGCCGACACCCAGACGTCCGCGACGCATGCCGCTCGCGCCCGGCGCATCGAGTTCGAGCGTGCGGATCGCGACCGACATGCAGAAGTCGCCCAGCGCCTGCGGATCGTCACTGCGCGCGTCGAGCCAGCCGATGGCGCCGGTGTAAAGACCGCGTGGCGACGTTTCCAGCG
The Pandoraea oxalativorans genome window above contains:
- a CDS encoding ABC transporter ATP-binding protein, whose protein sequence is MHNAPHAGAAGTTSPAVPPLLEIDAVTLQYKTDDYLVTAAQQVSFNVYPGDRFVLLGPSGCGKSTLLKAIGGYLPPVNGEIRLKGRTITEPGPDRMTVFQEFDQLLPWKTVRQNVEFALTASGRLKGREAAERAAHYIEKVGLAKFIDSYPHTLSGGMKQRVSIARGMAMEPDVLLMDEPFAALDALTRRKMQDELLRLWDDTRFTVLFVTHGIDEAIRIGTRILLLSPHPGQVKAELNSIAPEHLGTAHQSALESRIDQLLFATH
- a CDS encoding ABC transporter permease — its product is MNAIPSQSATSASSAPIEPVYRPEFVLEPVQAELSSIQRPLSTFETLYRLSWLRKTVILCVLAIIWEIYGRWLDNALLFPSFTDTVAAFASGLTSGVLLLRAAVSLKTLLIGYGIGIALAAVLTTVAISSKIGNDLLETLTAMFNPLPAIALLPLALIWFGLGNGSVIFVLVHSVLWAVALNTHSGFRGVSKTLRMVGQNYGLKRFALVQHVLIPAAFPSILTGLKVGWAFAWRTLIAAELVFGVSSGSGGLGWYIFENRNSLETANVFAGLFFVILIGLAVENLLFARIEKRTLHRWGMQH